In the genome of Monodelphis domestica isolate mMonDom1 chromosome 2, mMonDom1.pri, whole genome shotgun sequence, one region contains:
- the LOC100025153 gene encoding TIP41-like protein: protein MMIHGFQSSRQDFSFGPWKLRAVKTHIMKSADVEKLADELHMPSLPEMLFGDNVLRIQHVSGFGIGFNATDALKCVNNYQGVLKVACAEEWHFKEIIRPYDWTYTTDYKGTLLGEALKLKVVPTTDHIDTEKWKAREQIKFFEEVLLFEDELHDHGVSSLSMKIRVMPSSFFLLLRFFLRIVGVLIKMNDTMIYHEADKTYMLREYTSRESKIANLMHVPPALFTEPNEISHYLSVKEAVCEKLEFPERMDLNLVATQENTCMESK from the coding sequence ATGATGATCCACGGCTTCCAAAGCAGCCGTCAGGACTTCTCCTTCGGGCCCTGGAAGCTGAGGGCGGTCAAGACGCACATCATGAAGTCGGCCGATGTGGAGAAATTAGCGGATGAGCTCCATATGCCATCTCTTCCTGAAATGTTGTTTGGAGACAATGTTTTAAGAATCCAACATGTTTCTGGCTTTGGAATTGGGTTCAATGCAACTGATGCTTTAAAGTGTGTAAACAACTACCAAGGAGTGCTTAAGGTGGCATGTGCTGAAGAATGGCACTTCAAAGAGATTATTAGACCATATGACTGGACCTATACAACAGATTACAAAGGAACATTACTTGGCGAAGCTCTTAAGTTAAAGGTTGTGCCTACAACAGATCATATAGACACAGAGAAATGGAAAGCCAGGGAACAGATTAAATTTTTTGAAGAAGTTCTGTTGTTTGAAGATGAACTTCATGATCATGGAGTTTCAAGCTTAAGTATGAAAATTAGAGTGATGCCTTCTAGCTTTTTCCTGTTACTGAGATTTTTCTTAAGAATTGTTGGTGTGCTCATCAAGATGAATGACACAATGATCTACCATGAGGCTGACAAGACTTACATGTTAAGAGAATACACTTCAAGGGAAAGCAAAATAGCAAATTTAATGCATGTTCCACCAGCCCTCTTTACAGAGCCCAATGAAATATCACATTACCTATCTGTAAAGGAGGCAGTATGTGAAAAGCTGGAGTTTCCTGAAAGAATGGATCTTAACCTTGTGGCTACACAGGAAAATACATGCATGGAATCTAAATAA